In Bactrocera oleae isolate idBacOlea1 chromosome 5, idBacOlea1, whole genome shotgun sequence, a genomic segment contains:
- the mei-P26 gene encoding B-box type zinc finger protein ncl-1 isoform X1: MASLEEQPIATITAISTFDPTTTNTSADIALNVTTTSGTSVAVAAAANALVGNLTTLDSDFGLSACAEKQLLTPGALLSGGNSAVATLNINTTATTTGAAVDSIVEKLVSSLTLDMDSDPLGNGNATMSRDFNCNGSVTSDHKSVSSRSSSLAGNMFSEVFEKKANDLESGSLEDSCSSIGADGMDKNCKICSSRLVTPRVLSCLHVFCETCLMKLLTDESNGNSSSASSTTSTAGELMPPLKSVIECPTCKQVTMIGAKGIESLTCDYILTNILDLSTIESEQLSCTSCKSKEKAISRCSDCANFLCSGCDNAHKYMRCFENHEVVKLEDLQKSTADKPLTIHKPLFCNVHTAENLKYYCFNCQIPVCNDCLIADHKGSEHHYDVIAMAEKSVRVDVENLMKEAKSKVQYCDAAASNLSSALTELQTQHDSARARIEDTYQSYKKILEKCRDQSLTELGKLHSERELKVMDLLQNIENTMGKIDSTCKFTMRVLDQANAAEFLSMKKLISSQFINLINSTPKCDINYSLTFDTKAEKFEQVAQETFGKFRTESTPPSPKESTPPPTLPGMPPTMMSSRSGGMNTCGSQGQLAGGSSVTASSPISLPTSMQSSFDGDFSVLGNGFLMPNVLTPDSPPHQPPTLHHQISHQQQQQQQQQQQQQQQQQQQQTQAPTTQPPVHGVNGVRGGFDGVGCVGVGGGGLPGTGLANGLNTLTGGHGPMHGHNQGHGHGHGHNAIGGNPLSGAGNNLGVGLNNNALGNGINASLNQGLNGLGGGAAGGAGGSSGMNGGLNGPLNGGLNGPNNPGGVGGGAPPPSAYNSILEYNLSRLASLTEATPDVTLNDALVGPGAGAGGHHQAVVPASSAQNQQISLADILSGDQRAFNNLQALAKMGLNNNVDFHTDMNQLLSSGASPGIDCILPDFCLPAATSPSLSTLGPLGAGPVDDMSITNFHAGAAPGTTNIVTGRNKATPMQIRCKFGSLGTSKGQFNSPHGFCLGVDEEIIVADTNNHRIEVFDKTGTLKFQFGVPGKEEGQLWYPRKVAVMHTNGKFVVCDRGNERSRMQIFSKCGHFMRKIAIRYIDIVAGLAVTSKGHIVAVDSVSPTVFVISEDGELVRWFDCSDYMREPSDIAIRDNDFYVCDFKGHCVAVFQEDGTFQYRIGNEKVTCFPNGIDISNAGDILIGDSHGNRFHVACYSRDGVLQSEFECPHVKVSRCCGLKITSEGYVVTLAKNNHHVLVLNTLYVH; the protein is encoded by the exons ATGGCATCACTCGAGGAACAACCAATCGCAACGATCACCGCCATTTCCACCTTTGATCCCACTACCACCAATACCTCTGCTGACATCGCTTTGAACGTAACCACTACTTCCGGCActtctgttgctgttgctgctgctgccaacGCGCTCGTTGGTAATTTAACAACGTTGGACTCCGATTTCGGGCTCAGCGCTTGCGCCGAGAAACAACTTTTGACGCCTGGCGCTCTCCTAAGTGGTGGCAATAGCGCTGTAGCTACTTTGAATATCAATACGACTGCTACGACGACCGGTGCGGCTGTTGATTCCATTGTGGAAAAGCTTGTCAGCTCGCTAACGCTCGATATGGACTCGGATCCGTTAGGTAATGGCAATGCAACAATGTCACGCGATTTCAACTGCAACGGCAGTGTTACCAGCGATCATAAGAGCGTCTCATCGCGTTCTTCCTCCTTGGCGGGCAATATGTTTAGCGAGGTGTTCGAGAAGAAGGCCAATGACTTGGAATCCGGTTCGTTGGAGGACTCGTGCAGCTCCATTGGCGCCGATGGCATGGATAAGAATTGCAAGATTTGCAg CTCGCGTTTAGTTACACCACGCGTGCTCTCATGCCTCCATGTATTTTGTGAAACTTGTCTGATGAAACTGCTTACTGACGAGTCAAACGGCAATTCATCATCGGCATCGTCCACTACTTCAACCGCCGGTGAACTAATGCCGCCATTGAAGTCTGTTATCGAGTGTCCCACGTGCAAACAAGTGACTATG ATTGGCGCTAAAGGCATTGAATCGTTGACTTGCGattacattttgaccaacataCTCGATCTCTCCACCATCGAATCGGAGCAATTGTCCTGCACTTCGTGCAAGAGCAAGGAAAAGGCCATTTCACGCTGCAGCGATTGTGCTAATTTCTTGTGCAGCGGTTGCGACAATGCTCACAAGTATATGCGTTGCTTTGAGAATCACGAAGTGGTTAAGCTCGAAGACTTGCAAAAGTCCACGGCCGACAAGCCATTGACCATACACAAGCCGCTCTTTTGCAATGTGCATACCGCTGAAAATCTCAAGTACTATTGCTTCAATTGCCAAATACCAGTTTGTAATGATTGCTTAATTGCCGATCACAAGGGCAGCGAGCATCACTATGATGTTATCGCCATGGCCGAGAAGTCAGTGCGTGTTGATGTTGAGAATTTGATGAAAGAAGCCAAATCAAAG GTGCAATATTGTGATGCTGCCGCTTCGAATCTTTCCAGCGCGCTCACTGAGCTTCAAACCCAACATGATTCGGCACGCGCCCGCATTGAGGATACCTACCAGAGCTACAAGAAGATCTTGGAGAAATGCCGCGATCAATCACTAACCGAGTTGGGAAAATTGCACTCGGAACGTGAGCTCAAAGTTATGGACTTGCTGCAGAACATCGAAAATACGATGGGCAAAATCGATAGCACTTGCAAATTCACCATGCGTGTGCTGGATCAAGCAAATGCCGCCGAATTTTTGTCCATGAAGAAATTGATCAGCTCGCAATTTATAAACCTGATCAACAGTACACCAAAGTGTGATATTAACTATTCGCTGACCTTCGACACCAAGGCGGAGAAATTCGAACAGGTCGCCCAGGAGACATTTGGCAAATTCCGCACTGAATCAACTCCGCCATCACCAAAGGAGAGCACACCACCACCCACGCTACCCGGCATGCCACCGACCATGATGAGCAGTCGTAGTGGTGGAATGAATACTTGCGGTTCACAAGGTCAATTGGCCGGTGGCAGCTCTGTTACCGCCAGCAGCCCAATATCTTTACCGACTTCCATGCAAAGTTCATTCGATGGTGACTTCTCGGTACTGGGCAATGGCTTCCTCATGCCGAATGTATTGACACCGGACTCGCCACCACATCAGCCACCTACATTGCATCATCAAATATcccatcaacaacaacaacaacaacaacaacaacagcagcagcagcaacaacaacaacaacagcaaacacaagCACCAACAACACAACCACCAGTACATGGTGTTAACGGTGTTCGCGGCGGTTTTGATGGCGTAGGCTGTGTTGGTGTTGGCGGTGGTGGCTTGCCAGGTACAGGCCTTGCCAACGGCTTGAATACGCTCACAGGTGGTCATGGTCCAATGCATGGCCACAATCAAGGTCATGGTCATGGTCACGGACACAATGCCATCGGCGGCAATCCATTAAGCGGTGCTGGTAATAATTTAGGTGTTGGCTTGAACAACAACGCTCTAGGCAATGGTATAAACGCTTCGCTCAACCAAGGCTTAAATGGTCTGGGCGGTGGAGCTGCTGGTGGCGCCGGCGGCAGTAGTGGTATGAATGGCGGCCTCAATGGCCCACTCAATGGTGGACTGAATGGACCGAATAATCCGGGCGGCGTTGGCGGTGGTGCACCACCACCAAGCGCTTACAACAGTATTCTCGAGTATAATTTGTCACGTCTTGCCAGCCTCACTGAGGCCACACCGGATGTCACGCTCAACGACGCCTTGGTGGGCCCCGGCGCAGGCGCGGGTGGTCATCACCAGGCGGTAGTGCCAGCATCGTCGGCACAGAATCAACAGATCTCATTGGCGGACATACTGTCGGGTGATCAACGCGCTTTCAATAATTTGCAGGCGCTTGCCAAAATGGGACTTAATAACAATG TAGATTTTCACACAGACATGAATCAGCTTTTATCGAGCGGAGCTTCACCCGGAATTGATTGTATATTACCAGATTTCTGCCTACCCGCAGCCACATCGCCCAGCCTATCAACACTCGGGCCACTCGGCGCTGGACCCGTCGACGATATGTCCATTACGAATTTCCATGCCGGCGCCGCACCAGGCACAACCAACATTGTCACTGGTCGCAACAAAGCAACACCCATGCAGATACGTTGTAAATTCGGTTCGCTAGGCACCTCTAAGGGTCAATTCAATTCACCACATGGTTTTTGCTTGGGCGTAGACGAAGAGATCATCGTCGCCGATACGAATAATCATCGCATTGAGGTTTTCGACAAAACCGGTACACTTAAATTCCAATTTGGCGTGCCCGGCAAGGAAGAGGGTCAACTATGGTATCCCCGCAAAGTCGCCGTTATGCATACCAATGGCAAATTTGTCGTTTGTGATCGTGGCAATGAACGCTCACGCATGCAGATATTCTCAAAGTGTGGACATTTCATGCGCAAAATCGCCATCAG ATACATTGATATTGTCGCTGGTCTAGCTGTTACCTCCAAGGGTCATATTGTGGCGGTAGATAGTGTGTCGCCAACAGTTTTCGTTATATCCGAGGATGGTGAGCTCGTGCGTTGGTTTGATTGCAGCGACTATATGCGCGAACCGTCCGATATTGCCATACGAG acAATGACTTTTATGTCTGCGATTTCAAGGGTCATTGTGTTGCTGTCTTCCAAGAGGATGGTACTTTCCAGTATCGCATCGGTAATGAGAAAGTCACATGCTTCCCTAATGGCATCGACATATCGAATGCAGGCGATATTTTAATTGGCGATTCGCATGGCAATCGCTTTCATGTGGCCTGCTATTCGCGCGATGGCGTTTTGCAATCTGAATTTGAATGTCCCCACGTTAAG GTTTCACGTTGCTGTGGCCTGAAGATAACATCCGAAGGTTATGTGGTCACTTTGGCCAAGAACAATCACCATGTGTTGGTACTTAATACGCTCTACGTTCACTGA
- the mei-P26 gene encoding B-box type zinc finger protein ncl-1 isoform X3 — protein MASLEEQPIATITAISTFDPTTTNTSADIALNVTTTSGTSVAVAAAANALVGNLTTLDSDFGLSACAEKQLLTPGALLSGGNSAVATLNINTTATTTGAAVDSIVEKLVSSLTLDMDSDPLGNGNATMSRDFNCNGSVTSDHKSVSSRSSSLAGNMFSEVFEKKANDLESGSLEDSCSSIGADGMDKNCKICSSRLVTPRVLSCLHVFCETCLMKLLTDESNGNSSSASSTTSTAGELMPPLKSVIECPTCKQVTMIGAKGIESLTCDYILTNILDLSTIESEQLSCTSCKSKEKAISRCSDCANFLCSGCDNAHKYMRCFENHEVVKLEDLQKSTADKPLTIHKPLFCNVHTAENLKYYCFNCQIPVCNDCLIADHKGSEHHYDVIAMAEKSVRVDVENLMKEAKSKVQYCDAAASNLSSALTELQTQHDSARARIEDTYQSYKKILEKCRDQSLTELGKLHSERELKVMDLLQNIENTMGKIDSTCKFTMRVLDQANAAEFLSMKKLISSQFINLINSTPKCDINYSLTFDTKAEKFEQVAQETFGKFRTESTPPSPKESTPPPTLPGMPPTMMSSRSGGMNTCGSQGQLAGGSSVTASSPISLPTSMQSSFDGDFSVLGNGFLMPNVLTPDSPPHQPPTLHHQISHQQQQQQQQQQQQQQQQQQQQTQAPTTQPPVHGVNGVRGGFDGVGCVGVGGGGLPGTGLANGLNTLTGGHGPMHGHNQGHGHGHGHNAIGGNPLSGAGNNLGVGLNNNALGNGINASLNQGLNGLGGGAAGGAGGSSGMNGGLNGPLNGGLNGPNNPGGVGGGAPPPSAYNSILEYNLSRLASLTEATPDVTLNDALVGPGAGAGGHHQAVVPASSAQNQQISLADILSGDQRAFNNLQALAKMGLNNNDFCLPAATSPSLSTLGPLGAGPVDDMSITNFHAGAAPGTTNIVTGRNKATPMQIRCKFGSLGTSKGQFNSPHGFCLGVDEEIIVADTNNHRIEVFDKTGTLKFQFGVPGKEEGQLWYPRKVAVMHTNGKFVVCDRGNERSRMQIFSKCGHFMRKIAIRYIDIVAGLAVTSKGHIVAVDSVSPTVFVISEDGELVRWFDCSDYMREPSDIAIRDNDFYVCDFKGHCVAVFQEDGTFQYRIGNEKVTCFPNGIDISNAGDILIGDSHGNRFHVACYSRDGVLQSEFECPHVKVSRCCGLKITSEGYVVTLAKNNHHVLVLNTLYVH, from the exons ATGGCATCACTCGAGGAACAACCAATCGCAACGATCACCGCCATTTCCACCTTTGATCCCACTACCACCAATACCTCTGCTGACATCGCTTTGAACGTAACCACTACTTCCGGCActtctgttgctgttgctgctgctgccaacGCGCTCGTTGGTAATTTAACAACGTTGGACTCCGATTTCGGGCTCAGCGCTTGCGCCGAGAAACAACTTTTGACGCCTGGCGCTCTCCTAAGTGGTGGCAATAGCGCTGTAGCTACTTTGAATATCAATACGACTGCTACGACGACCGGTGCGGCTGTTGATTCCATTGTGGAAAAGCTTGTCAGCTCGCTAACGCTCGATATGGACTCGGATCCGTTAGGTAATGGCAATGCAACAATGTCACGCGATTTCAACTGCAACGGCAGTGTTACCAGCGATCATAAGAGCGTCTCATCGCGTTCTTCCTCCTTGGCGGGCAATATGTTTAGCGAGGTGTTCGAGAAGAAGGCCAATGACTTGGAATCCGGTTCGTTGGAGGACTCGTGCAGCTCCATTGGCGCCGATGGCATGGATAAGAATTGCAAGATTTGCAg CTCGCGTTTAGTTACACCACGCGTGCTCTCATGCCTCCATGTATTTTGTGAAACTTGTCTGATGAAACTGCTTACTGACGAGTCAAACGGCAATTCATCATCGGCATCGTCCACTACTTCAACCGCCGGTGAACTAATGCCGCCATTGAAGTCTGTTATCGAGTGTCCCACGTGCAAACAAGTGACTATG ATTGGCGCTAAAGGCATTGAATCGTTGACTTGCGattacattttgaccaacataCTCGATCTCTCCACCATCGAATCGGAGCAATTGTCCTGCACTTCGTGCAAGAGCAAGGAAAAGGCCATTTCACGCTGCAGCGATTGTGCTAATTTCTTGTGCAGCGGTTGCGACAATGCTCACAAGTATATGCGTTGCTTTGAGAATCACGAAGTGGTTAAGCTCGAAGACTTGCAAAAGTCCACGGCCGACAAGCCATTGACCATACACAAGCCGCTCTTTTGCAATGTGCATACCGCTGAAAATCTCAAGTACTATTGCTTCAATTGCCAAATACCAGTTTGTAATGATTGCTTAATTGCCGATCACAAGGGCAGCGAGCATCACTATGATGTTATCGCCATGGCCGAGAAGTCAGTGCGTGTTGATGTTGAGAATTTGATGAAAGAAGCCAAATCAAAG GTGCAATATTGTGATGCTGCCGCTTCGAATCTTTCCAGCGCGCTCACTGAGCTTCAAACCCAACATGATTCGGCACGCGCCCGCATTGAGGATACCTACCAGAGCTACAAGAAGATCTTGGAGAAATGCCGCGATCAATCACTAACCGAGTTGGGAAAATTGCACTCGGAACGTGAGCTCAAAGTTATGGACTTGCTGCAGAACATCGAAAATACGATGGGCAAAATCGATAGCACTTGCAAATTCACCATGCGTGTGCTGGATCAAGCAAATGCCGCCGAATTTTTGTCCATGAAGAAATTGATCAGCTCGCAATTTATAAACCTGATCAACAGTACACCAAAGTGTGATATTAACTATTCGCTGACCTTCGACACCAAGGCGGAGAAATTCGAACAGGTCGCCCAGGAGACATTTGGCAAATTCCGCACTGAATCAACTCCGCCATCACCAAAGGAGAGCACACCACCACCCACGCTACCCGGCATGCCACCGACCATGATGAGCAGTCGTAGTGGTGGAATGAATACTTGCGGTTCACAAGGTCAATTGGCCGGTGGCAGCTCTGTTACCGCCAGCAGCCCAATATCTTTACCGACTTCCATGCAAAGTTCATTCGATGGTGACTTCTCGGTACTGGGCAATGGCTTCCTCATGCCGAATGTATTGACACCGGACTCGCCACCACATCAGCCACCTACATTGCATCATCAAATATcccatcaacaacaacaacaacaacaacaacaacagcagcagcagcaacaacaacaacaacagcaaacacaagCACCAACAACACAACCACCAGTACATGGTGTTAACGGTGTTCGCGGCGGTTTTGATGGCGTAGGCTGTGTTGGTGTTGGCGGTGGTGGCTTGCCAGGTACAGGCCTTGCCAACGGCTTGAATACGCTCACAGGTGGTCATGGTCCAATGCATGGCCACAATCAAGGTCATGGTCATGGTCACGGACACAATGCCATCGGCGGCAATCCATTAAGCGGTGCTGGTAATAATTTAGGTGTTGGCTTGAACAACAACGCTCTAGGCAATGGTATAAACGCTTCGCTCAACCAAGGCTTAAATGGTCTGGGCGGTGGAGCTGCTGGTGGCGCCGGCGGCAGTAGTGGTATGAATGGCGGCCTCAATGGCCCACTCAATGGTGGACTGAATGGACCGAATAATCCGGGCGGCGTTGGCGGTGGTGCACCACCACCAAGCGCTTACAACAGTATTCTCGAGTATAATTTGTCACGTCTTGCCAGCCTCACTGAGGCCACACCGGATGTCACGCTCAACGACGCCTTGGTGGGCCCCGGCGCAGGCGCGGGTGGTCATCACCAGGCGGTAGTGCCAGCATCGTCGGCACAGAATCAACAGATCTCATTGGCGGACATACTGTCGGGTGATCAACGCGCTTTCAATAATTTGCAGGCGCTTGCCAAAATGGGACTTAATAACAATG ATTTCTGCCTACCCGCAGCCACATCGCCCAGCCTATCAACACTCGGGCCACTCGGCGCTGGACCCGTCGACGATATGTCCATTACGAATTTCCATGCCGGCGCCGCACCAGGCACAACCAACATTGTCACTGGTCGCAACAAAGCAACACCCATGCAGATACGTTGTAAATTCGGTTCGCTAGGCACCTCTAAGGGTCAATTCAATTCACCACATGGTTTTTGCTTGGGCGTAGACGAAGAGATCATCGTCGCCGATACGAATAATCATCGCATTGAGGTTTTCGACAAAACCGGTACACTTAAATTCCAATTTGGCGTGCCCGGCAAGGAAGAGGGTCAACTATGGTATCCCCGCAAAGTCGCCGTTATGCATACCAATGGCAAATTTGTCGTTTGTGATCGTGGCAATGAACGCTCACGCATGCAGATATTCTCAAAGTGTGGACATTTCATGCGCAAAATCGCCATCAG ATACATTGATATTGTCGCTGGTCTAGCTGTTACCTCCAAGGGTCATATTGTGGCGGTAGATAGTGTGTCGCCAACAGTTTTCGTTATATCCGAGGATGGTGAGCTCGTGCGTTGGTTTGATTGCAGCGACTATATGCGCGAACCGTCCGATATTGCCATACGAG acAATGACTTTTATGTCTGCGATTTCAAGGGTCATTGTGTTGCTGTCTTCCAAGAGGATGGTACTTTCCAGTATCGCATCGGTAATGAGAAAGTCACATGCTTCCCTAATGGCATCGACATATCGAATGCAGGCGATATTTTAATTGGCGATTCGCATGGCAATCGCTTTCATGTGGCCTGCTATTCGCGCGATGGCGTTTTGCAATCTGAATTTGAATGTCCCCACGTTAAG GTTTCACGTTGCTGTGGCCTGAAGATAACATCCGAAGGTTATGTGGTCACTTTGGCCAAGAACAATCACCATGTGTTGGTACTTAATACGCTCTACGTTCACTGA
- the mei-P26 gene encoding B-box type zinc finger protein ncl-1 isoform X2, producing MASLEEQPIATITAISTFDPTTTNTSADIALNVTTTSGTSVAVAAAANALVGNLTTLDSDFGLSACAEKQLLTPGALLSGGNSAVATLNINTTATTTGAAVDSIVEKLVSSLTLDMDSDPLGNGNATMSRDFNCNGSVTSDHKSVSSRSSSLAGNMFSEVFEKKANDLESGSLEDSCSSIGADGMDKNCKICSSRLVTPRVLSCLHVFCETCLMKLLTDESNGNSSSASSTTSTAGELMPPLKSVIECPTCKQVTMIGAKGIESLTCDYILTNILDLSTIESEQLSCTSCKSKEKAISRCSDCANFLCSGCDNAHKYMRCFENHEVVKLEDLQKSTADKPLTIHKPLFCNVHTAENLKYYCFNCQIPVCNDCLIADHKGSEHHYDVIAMAEKSVRVDVENLMKEAKSKVQYCDAAASNLSSALTELQTQHDSARARIEDTYQSYKKILEKCRDQSLTELGKLHSERELKVMDLLQNIENTMGKIDSTCKFTMRVLDQANAAEFLSMKKLISSQFINLINSTPKCDINYSLTFDTKAEKFEQVAQETFGKFRTESTPPSPKESTPPPTLPGMPPTMMSSRSGGMNTCGSQGQLAGGSSVTASSPISLPTSMQSSFDGDFSVLGNGFLMPNVLTPDSPPHQPPTLHHQISHQQQQQQQQQQQQQQQQQQQQTQAPTTQPPVHGVNGVRGGFDGVGCVGVGGGGLPGTGLANGLNTLTGGHGPMHGHNQGHGHGHGHNAIGGNPLSGAGNNLGVGLNNNALGNGINASLNQGLNGLGGGAAGGAGGSSGMNGGLNGPLNGGLNGPNNPGGVGGGAPPPSAYNSILEYNLSRLASLTEATPDVTLNDALVGPGAGAGGHHQAVVPASSAQNQQISLADILSGDQRAFNNLQALAKMGLNNNDFHTDMNQLLSSGASPGIDCILPDFCLPAATSPSLSTLGPLGAGPVDDMSITNFHAGAAPGTTNIVTGRNKATPMQIRCKFGSLGTSKGQFNSPHGFCLGVDEEIIVADTNNHRIEVFDKTGTLKFQFGVPGKEEGQLWYPRKVAVMHTNGKFVVCDRGNERSRMQIFSKCGHFMRKIAIRYIDIVAGLAVTSKGHIVAVDSVSPTVFVISEDGELVRWFDCSDYMREPSDIAIRDNDFYVCDFKGHCVAVFQEDGTFQYRIGNEKVTCFPNGIDISNAGDILIGDSHGNRFHVACYSRDGVLQSEFECPHVKVSRCCGLKITSEGYVVTLAKNNHHVLVLNTLYVH from the exons ATGGCATCACTCGAGGAACAACCAATCGCAACGATCACCGCCATTTCCACCTTTGATCCCACTACCACCAATACCTCTGCTGACATCGCTTTGAACGTAACCACTACTTCCGGCActtctgttgctgttgctgctgctgccaacGCGCTCGTTGGTAATTTAACAACGTTGGACTCCGATTTCGGGCTCAGCGCTTGCGCCGAGAAACAACTTTTGACGCCTGGCGCTCTCCTAAGTGGTGGCAATAGCGCTGTAGCTACTTTGAATATCAATACGACTGCTACGACGACCGGTGCGGCTGTTGATTCCATTGTGGAAAAGCTTGTCAGCTCGCTAACGCTCGATATGGACTCGGATCCGTTAGGTAATGGCAATGCAACAATGTCACGCGATTTCAACTGCAACGGCAGTGTTACCAGCGATCATAAGAGCGTCTCATCGCGTTCTTCCTCCTTGGCGGGCAATATGTTTAGCGAGGTGTTCGAGAAGAAGGCCAATGACTTGGAATCCGGTTCGTTGGAGGACTCGTGCAGCTCCATTGGCGCCGATGGCATGGATAAGAATTGCAAGATTTGCAg CTCGCGTTTAGTTACACCACGCGTGCTCTCATGCCTCCATGTATTTTGTGAAACTTGTCTGATGAAACTGCTTACTGACGAGTCAAACGGCAATTCATCATCGGCATCGTCCACTACTTCAACCGCCGGTGAACTAATGCCGCCATTGAAGTCTGTTATCGAGTGTCCCACGTGCAAACAAGTGACTATG ATTGGCGCTAAAGGCATTGAATCGTTGACTTGCGattacattttgaccaacataCTCGATCTCTCCACCATCGAATCGGAGCAATTGTCCTGCACTTCGTGCAAGAGCAAGGAAAAGGCCATTTCACGCTGCAGCGATTGTGCTAATTTCTTGTGCAGCGGTTGCGACAATGCTCACAAGTATATGCGTTGCTTTGAGAATCACGAAGTGGTTAAGCTCGAAGACTTGCAAAAGTCCACGGCCGACAAGCCATTGACCATACACAAGCCGCTCTTTTGCAATGTGCATACCGCTGAAAATCTCAAGTACTATTGCTTCAATTGCCAAATACCAGTTTGTAATGATTGCTTAATTGCCGATCACAAGGGCAGCGAGCATCACTATGATGTTATCGCCATGGCCGAGAAGTCAGTGCGTGTTGATGTTGAGAATTTGATGAAAGAAGCCAAATCAAAG GTGCAATATTGTGATGCTGCCGCTTCGAATCTTTCCAGCGCGCTCACTGAGCTTCAAACCCAACATGATTCGGCACGCGCCCGCATTGAGGATACCTACCAGAGCTACAAGAAGATCTTGGAGAAATGCCGCGATCAATCACTAACCGAGTTGGGAAAATTGCACTCGGAACGTGAGCTCAAAGTTATGGACTTGCTGCAGAACATCGAAAATACGATGGGCAAAATCGATAGCACTTGCAAATTCACCATGCGTGTGCTGGATCAAGCAAATGCCGCCGAATTTTTGTCCATGAAGAAATTGATCAGCTCGCAATTTATAAACCTGATCAACAGTACACCAAAGTGTGATATTAACTATTCGCTGACCTTCGACACCAAGGCGGAGAAATTCGAACAGGTCGCCCAGGAGACATTTGGCAAATTCCGCACTGAATCAACTCCGCCATCACCAAAGGAGAGCACACCACCACCCACGCTACCCGGCATGCCACCGACCATGATGAGCAGTCGTAGTGGTGGAATGAATACTTGCGGTTCACAAGGTCAATTGGCCGGTGGCAGCTCTGTTACCGCCAGCAGCCCAATATCTTTACCGACTTCCATGCAAAGTTCATTCGATGGTGACTTCTCGGTACTGGGCAATGGCTTCCTCATGCCGAATGTATTGACACCGGACTCGCCACCACATCAGCCACCTACATTGCATCATCAAATATcccatcaacaacaacaacaacaacaacaacaacagcagcagcagcaacaacaacaacaacagcaaacacaagCACCAACAACACAACCACCAGTACATGGTGTTAACGGTGTTCGCGGCGGTTTTGATGGCGTAGGCTGTGTTGGTGTTGGCGGTGGTGGCTTGCCAGGTACAGGCCTTGCCAACGGCTTGAATACGCTCACAGGTGGTCATGGTCCAATGCATGGCCACAATCAAGGTCATGGTCATGGTCACGGACACAATGCCATCGGCGGCAATCCATTAAGCGGTGCTGGTAATAATTTAGGTGTTGGCTTGAACAACAACGCTCTAGGCAATGGTATAAACGCTTCGCTCAACCAAGGCTTAAATGGTCTGGGCGGTGGAGCTGCTGGTGGCGCCGGCGGCAGTAGTGGTATGAATGGCGGCCTCAATGGCCCACTCAATGGTGGACTGAATGGACCGAATAATCCGGGCGGCGTTGGCGGTGGTGCACCACCACCAAGCGCTTACAACAGTATTCTCGAGTATAATTTGTCACGTCTTGCCAGCCTCACTGAGGCCACACCGGATGTCACGCTCAACGACGCCTTGGTGGGCCCCGGCGCAGGCGCGGGTGGTCATCACCAGGCGGTAGTGCCAGCATCGTCGGCACAGAATCAACAGATCTCATTGGCGGACATACTGTCGGGTGATCAACGCGCTTTCAATAATTTGCAGGCGCTTGCCAAAATGGGACTTAATAACAATG ATTTTCACACAGACATGAATCAGCTTTTATCGAGCGGAGCTTCACCCGGAATTGATTGTATATTACCAGATTTCTGCCTACCCGCAGCCACATCGCCCAGCCTATCAACACTCGGGCCACTCGGCGCTGGACCCGTCGACGATATGTCCATTACGAATTTCCATGCCGGCGCCGCACCAGGCACAACCAACATTGTCACTGGTCGCAACAAAGCAACACCCATGCAGATACGTTGTAAATTCGGTTCGCTAGGCACCTCTAAGGGTCAATTCAATTCACCACATGGTTTTTGCTTGGGCGTAGACGAAGAGATCATCGTCGCCGATACGAATAATCATCGCATTGAGGTTTTCGACAAAACCGGTACACTTAAATTCCAATTTGGCGTGCCCGGCAAGGAAGAGGGTCAACTATGGTATCCCCGCAAAGTCGCCGTTATGCATACCAATGGCAAATTTGTCGTTTGTGATCGTGGCAATGAACGCTCACGCATGCAGATATTCTCAAAGTGTGGACATTTCATGCGCAAAATCGCCATCAG ATACATTGATATTGTCGCTGGTCTAGCTGTTACCTCCAAGGGTCATATTGTGGCGGTAGATAGTGTGTCGCCAACAGTTTTCGTTATATCCGAGGATGGTGAGCTCGTGCGTTGGTTTGATTGCAGCGACTATATGCGCGAACCGTCCGATATTGCCATACGAG acAATGACTTTTATGTCTGCGATTTCAAGGGTCATTGTGTTGCTGTCTTCCAAGAGGATGGTACTTTCCAGTATCGCATCGGTAATGAGAAAGTCACATGCTTCCCTAATGGCATCGACATATCGAATGCAGGCGATATTTTAATTGGCGATTCGCATGGCAATCGCTTTCATGTGGCCTGCTATTCGCGCGATGGCGTTTTGCAATCTGAATTTGAATGTCCCCACGTTAAG GTTTCACGTTGCTGTGGCCTGAAGATAACATCCGAAGGTTATGTGGTCACTTTGGCCAAGAACAATCACCATGTGTTGGTACTTAATACGCTCTACGTTCACTGA